A genomic window from Anthonomus grandis grandis chromosome 2, icAntGran1.3, whole genome shotgun sequence includes:
- the LOC126750387 gene encoding aspartate aminotransferase, mitochondrial-like, with protein sequence MLGVGAYRSDDGKPYVLPCVRKAEEIVYKKCGNHEYLPITGMPEFNKLAVELALGKDSCILKEGLNMTVQSLSGTGAIRLGAAFLGMFYKGNKEAYISNPTWGNHRNVFLHSGIPWKYYTYYDPKTIGLDFKGMSENLCCIPDESIVVFHAVAHNPTGVDPTPEQWKTFSQICMQKKHFPFFDIAYQGFASGDPERDAKAVRMFIDDGHQVAVAQSFAKNMGLYGERIGAFTFTCRSKEEVAKVLSQMKIVIRAMYSNPPTFGARLITEILGNPELKCLWLQDVKSLADRIMSCRKKLVEALKKEGSKKDWSHITNQIGMFSFTGLKPEEVKNIIKEFAVYMTADGRISVASLGSPNIDYVAKAIHTVTK encoded by the exons ATGCTTGGGGTGGGAGCTTACAGGTCAGACGATG GTAAGCCTTATGTGCTGCCTTGTGTACGTAAAGCAGAGGAAATAGTTTACAAAAAGTGCGGAAACCATGAATATCTACCCATTACTGGTATGCCCGAGTTCAACAAACTGGCTGTTGAGCTGGCACTGGGGAAAGATTCATGTATTTTAAAAGAAGGATTAAATATGACTGTGCAGAGTCTCTCTGGCACTGGAGCCATAAGATTGGGAGCTGCCTTCCTAGGAATGTTCTATAAAGGAAACAAG GAAGCCTACATTTCTAACCCCACATGGGGCAACCACCGTAATGTCTTTTTACACTCGGGCATACCATGGAAATACTACACTTACTATGACCCCAAGACCATTGGGTTGGATTTTAAGGGAATGTCCGAAAACCTCTGCTGCATTCCAGATGAATCCATTGTGGTCTTCCATGCGGTGGCCCACAATCCCACTGGCGTGGATCCCACCCCAGAACAATGGAAAACCTTTTCACAAATCTGTATGCAAAAGAAGCATTTTCCTTTCTTTGATATAGCTTATCAAG GTTTTGCTTCTGGGGACCCTGAACGGGATGCTAAAGCAGTAAGAATGTTCATAGATGATGGGCATCAAGTGGCCGTAGCACAAAGTTTTGCCAAAAATATGGGCCTGTATGGAGAGAGAATTGGGGCATTTACCTTCACATGCA GATCTAAGGAAGAGGTGGCCAAAGTATTATCACAAATGAAGATCGTTATAAGGGCCATGTATTCTAATCCACCAACATTTGGGGCCAGATTAATCACTGAAATCCTAGGAAATCCCGAATTAAAGTGCTTATGGCTTCAAGATGTTAAAA GTCTTGCTGATAGGATAATGAGCTGTCGAAAAAAGTTAGTGGAGGCCCTAAAGAAGGAAGGATCTAAAAAAGATTGGAGTCATATCACTAATCAGATTGGAATGTTTAGCTTTACAG GTTTAAAACCTGAGGAAGtgaaaaatatcataaaagaGTTTGCAGTATACATGACAGCTGATGGGAGAATATCTGTTGCATCCCTAGGAAGCCCTAATATAGATTATGTGGCGAAAGCCATACATACAGTCACAAAGTAA